catctctctagccccttaaatctatatttttaagacagggttttgtgtagggcaggctgcctggaacttcctctgtagcccaggctgacctcaatctTGTGATCCTTCAGCTTCAGCCTCTTGGGTACTCAAGAGACTGGCATATGCCACTGTGCCCAACTGGAATGGTGGAACGGCAACTCAAGAGCATGTTCAGGAGCTCTTTGTGGGGTTGGGGTAGGAAatcagtctttttgtttgttttgttttctcaagacagggtttctctgtgtagccatgactgTCTTGTCTtgtaacttgctttgtagaacagactggcctcgaactcacgagatccacttgcctctacctcccaagtgctgggattaaaggcaatccCAGGTTTTTCAAGTTAGACAGACTAGGTTCACAacagggaggggacaggaggcatggggggggggtcaggagGCATGGGGGCAAGACTTTACCGACTGCAGGTAGAGGCTGTGAATATTCCGGAGGCACTCCAAATTCCTGATAGAAGTAATCCCTTCCCGATCCAAGCGGACAGTCTCCAGTTCATCGAGAGTATGAAACCTGGAGAGAGTAAGCAAAACGGGTCGATAGGGCCTGCATCTGTGGCCTCTTAGTGgccgaggggggggggggagaagaagacATGTCTCAAGGAAAAGAAGGGGACTAAATGGTTTTGATGAGATGTCTAGAACAGCTGCTTGACCCAGGTAGTGGTGTCTAGGTCATGAGACTGGCTAGTCTCAGACACATGGTTCTCTTGGTGGAAGTGAGAAAGAATAGAGAGGAAGCCGACAAGGGCCCTCTGGACAGCTGGTGGGTGGTGGCCATGGTCCCTGGAGATTCAGGACAAGATCAGTTTGGATGGTGGAGGCAGGGTGGGGATAGATGCAGAAATACTCTCATTTCTTCTGGAAGAATCTTCCTCACTCCCTTGTGAGTCACCCACGGAGGGGAAATCACTTGTTCCATCCATACCTTCACTATTTCCAAATTTACTAAGTATCCTCCAGACAAATGACATAGGTCCTTGCCCATCATTATCAGGGAAGCCAGGCAAATATCTGTGACCAAGTGGATGCCAAAGGCAGGTACAAGAAATGAAAGTGGTTACATGGGCTATGTACCAACTCCAGAGTGGAGGAGTCAAGGGCATCTTCCTAGAGGTGACCAGTGAGCAGGCCATGGGGAAGGGATAGGGACAGGGCATTTCAAGCAGAACATGCGTGTGCTAATCTAGTCTGCTTTGAACTTGAATGTGCCTGTGAATCCTTTGGGTACCGGAAGATGCAGATTCTAATTCAGTAGGTCTGAGATgggtatctttttttctttctcttaaagccagggcttcatgtagcccagggtggcctcaggctcactatgtagctgagaaggatcgaacttctgatcttctggcctctacctcttgagtgctgaggtaAAAACCAAGGCCAGTTTTACGTGGTGCTTAGCACTCTGTCAAGCGAGCTACATCCCCAGTGGAAAGTCTTCATATCTAACAAGCTCTTGGGTGATGTCAAGCTGCTCTCTCTTCTGAGTAACAAGGGGCAAGAATGCAGTGTGAGAAACTGCACACTTTTAGAGTGTGGAAAGATTTTTGGTTCTTGCTGGGAGGCCAGACTGAACAGAGAATTTCTGAGTTTGCTATAGCATTCTCTAAGGCAGCTGAGGATGATGAGAAAAGAGCCATCTTTAAGAAGtaaaaactggggttggggatttagctcagtggtagagtgcttgcctaacaagcacaaggtcctgggtttggtcctcagctcccgaaaattaaaaaaaaaaaaaaaagtaaggaaaacCAAGTGAGAAGGACTGCTGATTGAAGTGTGGAGTAACTAAAGAGACAGACACGATTTACAAAATCATATAGCTCAGCAAACTGAACATCTGTGCTTTCCTTCTCCACTCACATCTTTTCTGACAGGTCTTCATCCTCAGGGAAGGCCAAGTTCCTCTTGGTGATCAGGGCTTCGGTAATGCAGACTTCGCCTTCCTCTGTACCCTGGGCAGCATTCTTAGCTGTGAAAAGACAGGCTCCTTTTCATTTGCCTTCATTCTCGGGGGACCTGACCTGACTGTCGTCCAGTTGTTCTATACACCAACTCACCTTCCTGCTCGCCTCCTGGCATGACCTAAAAGAAACAGCGGCGGTTTGCGGCAGGAGACAGACTAAGGGGAGCAGAGAAGCTTATTGCCGGCCCGTTGGGATGACTGCACCCAGCTTGGAGAGAAGACGGGAGGGAAGActgaggagacagggacaggggTGGTTGGTGCAGAGTCGGTTGCTGGCGGTGCGGTGGGAGACAGGAGTAAATCAGAGCGAAGGATCTGGAGTTAGAGGTGTGTGGCGGGGCTTTACTGGTCGCAAACTGAAGAGAccggaagaaagagaagaacggTCCCTTGCAGTCTCGCGTCGTTGCTAGGAGACCGGACGCCAGCTCCGACGGACCGGTAGGAGTGGGGGCGGGCACTACAGGCCCGACTCTACGCATGCGGATAGCGGCTCCATCCGGTGGCTCTCCTACTGTTTCCGGCCCTGGGTTTTCCTTGCTGCCCCACAATCCTCAGCTCCTTCCGTCTCCGCGCGGCGCTCGCGGGGACTTCCTGTAGCGATGGCCGCGGCGGTGGCGGGGATACTTCGAGGAGGTCTCCCGCCCCGGGCGGGTAAGGAGAGGCCCAGGGCCTCACGGCGCACAGGCCGGCGCTCTCTAGCCCTcgctccctcctttccctctgaCCTCTCCCGTAATCTGACAGCTCTCGGTGACCCTGCCACTGGCCGGGTCTCTGACTTGATTGGGTCCAGTGCCCTGTGACATCCCCTCCATCCCCATACACACCCTGGTAATGACAGCAACGATGTCGCGAACACTTTTCTAACCCCTCGCTCACTTCTTGTCCCCGACCCCGCAGAGTCCTTGCTGGGATTTTAATGTATTgtttcttgaggtcagcgtaaaCTCAGCCTCCTCGGGTCTTCTCCCCCAACCCTCGCGTTATAAAGCAGGTTCCTCAGTGAAATCTTTTGCTTGTATCCTGTTaattgacaccccccccccccccccccccgctcagTCAATTCACAATCTAGTTTTACATTTGCCCAGGCGCCTGTCTCGTCTGCTAAACCCCACGGAGGGTCGCAGTGTCCATTCATCTTAGCTAGTCAGTGGCATGGTGCCTGACGTTAGTAGGCACTCGTTAGGCATTTATTCACCGTACTGTAGTCCAGGGATTGTGGTTATTGTTTTACATTCATTGCCTGGTTTACATCTTACAGCAAACGCACCTTGGGAAGAAGGCATTATTAACTGTTCTTTACAGATAAGCACACTGAAGTTTGGATCAGTTCAGTGCCagggcaaaaaaacaaaacaaaaaaaaacactaataatCTGCAAATCAGGGCTTAAAATCCAGTTCCATCTCATTCCCCAGACACTCTTAACCGGTCTTGTGGCTATTAACCATAAAACCTCTCTCCCTGGTGAACCTCCATAGTCTCCCAAGAGTCTTCTAGCTGATCCTTTTCCAGCCGTACCTGGAAACTACAGTGTTGGTCTTTATGTTGGGGATGAAAGAGTCAGTTTGGCTCAGGGATTGGGAGTGTTTCTTTGGTTTCTGAGAGAACCTTTCAAGCTTTTCCTTGTCATCAGAATGTGCCATTGGGCACACAAAGTTCAGAGGGCATCTTGCATGAATCTTTTTTCCACTCTAGGGGCACTCGGGGGATTGAGcccaagtcatcaggcttggcagtaagtgcaTTTACTGTACTGGGTGAATCATCTCCCAGGCCcttaattttgctttttgagtcagggtctcacattgctgaagttggccttgaattcataatcctcctgcctctacttcctaggAGCTTGGATTACTAGCGTTTACCACCATATCTGACCCAAAGAAAGACTTGTTTGAGAGGGTCGTGAGGATGGTGTGAtgtgtttctccttcctcttgctTCAAGTCCTAGGAGCAGACCTCAGCGCTCGGGGATGAAGCCATGCATTATCACCAGAAGGGCTTCTTAAAACACGACTAGCTGGACTCTGCTCCAGAGTTTCTGATTTCAAAGGTCTAGGGCAGGCATGAGAGTGTGTATTTCCAACAAGTTCCCTGATGAAGCTGATGTTGTCTTGATCCAGGGCTTTGTCCTTCAAGAACTGCCACTAAGACCTAGGATTAACATTCACAGTAGAGCTGGTCACAGGGTTGCTTTCTTCTgtcatttgttcctttttttttttttttccttacttgcTTTctggggatgggacctagggCTTGGCACCTAGACCAGTTCTGTATCTCCCAGCTGCTGTCCCAGCCCCTGATGACTGTTTTATGAGCAAAGTTTTACTGGAGCATAGGCTCATCCGTTTACGTATTATTTGTGACCTTGCTGGTTTTGGTtgcttggtgggtttttttttttttttttttttttttgtgcatcttattttttatcttgggactgggtctcactgtgtatccccagctggcttggaactcgcagaaaatccacctgcttctgcctcccaagccctaGGAGTAAAGATGTACACTACCTTGCccagcttcctttctttctttcttccttccttccttccttccttccttccttccttccttcctttgttttttatttctttcttgctttctcttcttcttcttcttcttcttcttcttcttcttcttctcctcctcctcctcctcctcctcctcctccccctcctcctcctttttttgagacaagttttctctgaataacagctctggctgtcctggaacccacattgtagaccaggctggcctcagactcacagagacccgcccgcctctgcctcccgagtgctgggagtaaaggagtGTAACATTATCACCcaattaaatacatacataatctTTTAAACTTCTAGCACTGCACATAAGAAGGACTTGTAGAGAGCTGGGTCTGTAGTCTACTTGGtagacttgcctagcatgcataaaatcCCTGCATTTAATCCAAAACACACTTAAACCAGACACAgtggcaaacacctgtaatcctaaccaCAGCACTCAGGTGGAGTGGGCGGACCAGAAGGTGATCTTCAGttactctgtgagttcaaggccgcctGGGCTCTGAgaggccctgtctaaaaacaagcaaaagcagCAGCAGTAACAAGCCTGGAGAAATGAGTCATGAGGTAGTGAGCCCTGATACCCCTAAAAGAGAGGGGACTTGTGCCGCATTTAGTTCTGTGAGCCGCGTCTCTCTGTGGGAGAGGGGTGTTCTTTTGTCCGTCGGAGATAGGCTGGGTCCTCCATGGGGCTGTCTCTTACTGTGCTGCCATCTCCCCTTCCAGCTTGGCTGCCCACCCTCCAGACTGTGCGCCATGGCTCCAAGGCTGTGACCCGCCACCGCCGCGTCATGCACTTTGAGCGGCAGAAGCTAATGGCTCTAACTGAGTATATTCCTCCTAAGCCTGCCATCAACCCTAGATGCCTGCCACCTCCTCCCAAGCCCCCCAAGGAGGTAAGGAGACTTGCTTATGTTACTCGGTGGTAGGCTGGTAAAGTTGGACTCCAAGCCATGCAGTTTCTTACATCATTAGTAAGTTCACTTTCCCACTTAGttgtcaaatgcctttacccactgagacaccttttttttttttttttttccgagactgtttctctgtgtagctttgtgcttggaactcattctgtagaccaggctggcctcgaactcacagagatccgcctggctctgcctcccgagtgctgggattaaggcgtgtgccaccaccgcctggccctacTGAGACATCTTTCAGCCTCCACCACAGATCTAAAGTTGGTCAAATAAACTGGGCAGTGGAtcatagcactcgggaggcagaggcaggtggatctctgagttcgaagccagcctggtctacagagtgagttccaggatagccaggactaaaCGGAGAAACCTTGTttagaaaaacagcaacaacaaaaaataataaagttggtAAAATAATTCACCATTAGTACAGTGTGAGATTGATAATTgaagtcattgtgtgtgtgtggtactgggAAGTGGATGTGGTTTGTTGCCTATACTAGTGTTCTGCCACTAAACTCTGTCCCGAgcctttattttaacttttactaAGTTTCAAAATttagccttaaactcactttTCAGTTCAAGCCTAAACTTttgatctcctgcctcagcctcctgagtagctggagtTAATTTTACAGGCTTGTTTTACCACAGCCTGTAATTGAAGTAATCTTTGTTAACTGTGATAACTCAGGTTGTCTGCCAAGGTGTCTGGAGAAGGGCAGGCGCTCTCAGGTGCTCTGAAACCTGCAGTCTCCAGTGGACGTAGAACATTCCTGAAGATGGGGGTGTTCCACCTGTTCTCCAGTCCATTACACATTCTGGCATCACTGACCACTCCAGTGCCtatgtgggggaagggaggggaccAGGAGACCTTCATATCTCCTCAGCCATCCTGTCCTGCCACAGGAGTCAGGCCTCATCCAGCTCCTGCGTCGGGATATAGCAGCAGTTTTTCGAGATAACCGAATGATAGCTGTGTGCCAGAACGTGGCCATGAGTGCAGAGGACAAGCTCCTCCTGCGGCACCAGTTGCGGAAACACAAGATCTTGATAAAAGTCTTCCCCAACCAGGTAGGGTTGCCCTGGCTCAGGCCTGTCTTCTTCCCATGCCCTGCTGAAGGCTGCTTCCAACTTCTGTTCTAGTCAGCCTAGACATGCTGCCCTAGTCTGGTGCCTAAACTGTGGGTAGGGACTGAGGGGACCCTAAGCGTGACCTTTCATCTTGGTACAGCCTGTGACTAAGGCATGTGGCTTTTCCCTCCTCTTGTCCCCCATTAGCCAttctttcctgcaatcataggtCCTGAAGCCTTTTATAGAAGATTCAAAATACCAAAACCTGCTACCCCTTTTTATTGGGCACAATCTGCTACTGGTCAGTGAAGAGCCCAAGGTCAAGGAAATGGTTCGGATCTTAAAGAGTGTTCCTTTCCTGCCACTGCTGGGTGAGTGGGCAGCCCTGACAGTTAGAGCCGGGCTGAGGTAGGTGGGTGGCACAGAGCCTCTGGTGGATGAGGCCTGAGTCAGCATGTTTACTGGGGACTGACTCTGTCACTCAGCGCCTGTGCTGTATGACTGCCACACATCCTTTCTGTACTAGAGGAAAGGGAGCAGAGGGGCATCTCCCACTGAGGAGACGGGAGGGGACATCAGGCCTTCTGAATCTTACCTATCAGATAGTGGGTACTGGTGAGGGTATCGGTATCTCTTGGACCAgcaatatggctcagcaggtaaatgtcctgctgccagagctgaggatctgAGATCAATTGCCATGACCCacatagtgggaggagagaactgagtcccagAAGTTGTTTGTGGTATGTGCATActccccccaataaataaataaaaccatttaaaaataataaaacaagtatCTCAAATAAAGAGGGCCAAGGGCCAGTGCTGTGATGTTTTGGGGTTCATTCTGTGGAGGAGACTGCCTGTGCCCACAGAAAATTCCTATTTCCTAGGAACTTAGATTTATAGTCATACACACCCCCTTACACTCCAGGATTGTCTTTCCCTGGCATTGCATTGCAAAATACACATAGCATGCGACCCcgtcctctgtctgtctgtgtttagtTGAGTGGTGACAGATCTGTAGCGCTGTCACATGACACCTCCATCCATCCCCACCTTTGTGCATCTGCGTCATTTAGATGGCAGCTCCATTTCTTCACTCCAAGAGCCTGTCGTCAAAGAAGTTTAAGAGCCACTGACTTTAGGGTGTTTGAGATTAGGTGCACATcttatgcatgttttcagggaaagagaggagaggggttgATGCCCAACAATGGGAATGGGGTGAGGCACAAGTGTGACCCTGATTTTAGGACCAACTGGGAGGGGAGAAGGGCACTGGACAGGAGGTTCTTGGGTTGGGATGATGCCTCTCAAGAAGAGGAACATTTGCAGGGAACCCAGCTGACCCTTCCGTTCTTCTAGGTGGCTGCGTTGATGACACCATTCTCAGTAGGCAGGGCTTCGTAGAGTATGCCAAGCTGCCCGGCCTGGACCTGCTGCAGGGGGAGCTAGTAGGAGGGCTTACTCGCCTCATGGCCCAGACCCGCTTCCTGCTTCAGCACCAGCCTTCCCAGCTGACTTCCCTGCTGGATCAGTATGTCAGACAGCAGCAGGAGAAGTCTGCCACGTCAGCCACTGGAGATCCACATCCTCCTGACCCTGCTCCAGATTCCTAGCCCACCTGCTTTACCCGGCTCTGCCCAGAAATACACTCTGTCCCTGTTGTCTGGCCAAGATCTAAAAGAATGTGGGGTGTGGGAGTGGCATGTGTCATTTGGCTCTCATTCACAATGACCCCCTTGGAGACAGGCCTCCTGAAGACACAGAAATTCCATTTCAGAGGGAGGCTGTCCACTAGTCACTCAGTTGTCTTTAGCTATCCCAACCAGGCACCTGATAGGAACACTCAGTCTCCTTCGGCTCTCCAGGCACAAAGCAGAGGGGATGGAGATTATCCTGCCCAGCCTTCTCGTCCACTGCCCCTTGCTCTGTGACTTCCCAGCCACCCTCTCAGTTCTTCTGCGTGCTGTAGTGGACCTTGTGAATGGTACCTGCTGTGTCATGTGCCAAGCACTGTACTAAACACAAATGCCAGCTCCTTTATCCCTTACCattcaggaaagggcagagtTTGAAGTCTTGCacaaggccttgaacttgattcTTTGAAGCCTCAAATTTCCATAGTAGAACTTTATAAAGTTACCCAGGAGTGGGTCCTGAGTGGGCTCAGAGGTTAGTGGTCCACCCTGGGGTGTGCTGGGTTGTGGAAGGAATGGGAAAAacttcttcatgataaaaataaaatacattttatggactcttgtcttgttttttaagatttatgtataaaaatgggccagagagatggctcagcagttaagagcacatgctgctcttccagaggttcctgagttccattcccagcacccacatggtagctcataaccatctatagtgggatctgatgccctcttctggcatgaaatCTATAGAGCACTCATGtacatttaacaacaacaacaaaagatttatGTGTAAAACTATGCCTACATTTACATCTGTGTACCACGTTTGTGCCTcatacccacagaggtcagaaggggcatcagacctggaactagagttggtgatggtggtgagccaccatgtgggtgggaaattgaacctgagtcctccagaagagcagcaagtgcttacAGCATCTCCAGCCCTGGACTCTTGATCTTACACTTATTCTCTGGGTTATCTCAAGTCATCTCtaatttttctgttgttggttgtttgttttggttttggtttttcgagacagggtttctctgtagctttggagcctgtcctggaactcactctgtagcccaggctggcctcgaacttacagagatccgcctggctctgcctcccgagtgctggattaaaggcgtgcgccaccaccgcccggctcaagtCATCTCTAAATTCTCGCTCTCCTTCCTAAAAATCCTCTTCCCTAGTCACCTGCCCTTACAGATACCATGCCTTCATGCTTTTCCTTATGAAGGCTGTGGCAGGTAGCACAGAAGATCTAGGAGAACCAGAATTCTCTTTTAATATGGCTCTGGGGACTGTCACAGGAGGCCTTCCCTGGGTCTTAGAGAACAGGAAGATGCTTAGCCTGTGGCCTGTGTTGTCCTTGATTGGAACACATCTTAGGTGAATGGGGTTGAATGAGGAGTGACTCCTCAGCATTCCTGCCCAGACTTGGAGCAATGCCACCATCTTTAGTCCTGGACACACACTGGTGTTAAGGATCTGCAGCAGCTATCCTCTGGCCTGGGCCCGGACCAACTTCTTACTGTGCCCAGCTCTGCGGATGCCCAGGGATGCTCCATCATTTAAAAAGCCCTTGGGGCTCTGGATGTCAAACAGTGGCCCGGTGCTTCCAGGGGCCTGCCTGCTACCTGCTCACAGCATTCTTCCCTCCTGGAAGACTCTGTCTGTGCTGAGGTTCTGAAGGGAGCCCAGACAGCAGGTATCCCCGAGGTGTGTAAGACCATGAAGTCTGACAAAGTTGGGTAGACAAGTGGCCCACATCATTTCTGAGGCTGTACAAGAGTCTTCATGGCCACAGCCTGCTGGAGCCACCATGTCTCAGGCACCAAACCTGTCACTCGGTGCACATCCATTTGGATGAATTGTAAGTATTTCTCAAGAGCCAATTCTTAATTACTTCGGCAAGTGAGCATAGTGCTCCAACAGTGGGTGAAGGTGTCTGAGGGTCCGGGGAGGGACCCCTAAGTTGGCTTTCCTTTCTAACAGCCACCTGGTGACTGCCCCAGAGCTGCTCCCACCCCAGAGACTCACTGCACAGGCATTTCCTGATCCCCACAGCCGACCTGATGGTCCCTCACTCGGGGTGAATAGCCTCTGTGGGGCTTCagctgtccctccctcccttgagtGCTCTGCTGACTATGCTTCTGGCAGTCTGTCATGTCCCAGAGTATGCAGGGGTGGTGTGAGGTGGGAGGGTGTCTCTGTCCCTTTCCAGTCAACTTGATATCTTTGCTAGTCCAAAATGTGCCATCTATTTCAGGTGTAAACTGAGAGGCAGGGTGAATAAGAAAATGGCCTCGAGTGCTCACCGGGGTCAAGGCCACACTGTCTAGAATAAACCCTTTGCCTCCAATGGCTTGAACCAGCAGTTTTCCTGTCCTCTGGTCCGTGTGGAACGATGCCCAGTGGGGTCTGTGCCCCTCACTTCCAAGTCATGAGATGCCACTCCGTCTTTAGTCCTCCCGGGAGCAGGGGGGCAGAGCTGAGCGGCAGCCCAGAGCTTGGCGGGAGgaggtgatgggggaggggcaggtgggGAGATCCGGCTGGAGGGGAGGCTCCGacgtctccttccttcctggttcctgcagcagctgctgccactGCTCAGCTCTGTGAAGAAGAGGTAGCCGGTGACTCGGGGACAGTGACTCAGAGGCGGATCAGTGTACGGACCAAGAAGCACTGGCGTCCATGGACCTTGGGGTAAGGGGACCTTGCTGGCACCACCTGACAATCCTTGGAGGGCTTCCTCTCCTCTGCAGCTGGTGGGTCAGCTCCTCCAGGAAAGAGGCTGAGAATGGTGGTGGTTAGGAAGATACCTGGAAGATACCTGGCTCATCTGACTCTCCTTCCTACTGGCAGACACCTCCCACCTCTGCAGGGGGCCAGCATCGAATAACCCGAGCCCTAGGGGCCCGGACAAGGCCATAGAAATACCCCAAAACCAGAAGAGTTTGGAAACTTTGAATGGCTGAATGCAGGAGTTTCCCCTTGGGTGAGCTTCTTGCAGCCTGGGTCCTTCGCCTGGGTCCTTCTGCTGTGACCTCCTGGCCACACTGACACTGTCACTTCCCTGTCCCTTCTGGGCCTCAACTCCTCAGGTGCTTGCTAGCTGCATAAGCTCTGAGCCTTCCCCCCCGACACAGGGCAACATCACccctccagtcccctcccccttctcacacacacatagagccTCATGCATTATTGATCTCCTGGCGGAGCCAGGATGGCCAAAGCCAGTGCCAAGGGCGCCTGTGAGTACTGCTGCGGGACCTGGACATGTTCCTGGTCACCTCTTCTCCCACCCACAGTGTCTCAGCCAGCCAGTGTCCTGCTCCTTCTGGGTGGAAGGTGCTTCTCAGGAGCACAGAGGACATTGGAGAAAGGGGCAGGGGGGGAAAATCCAAGGTGGGTATCCTCCAGGCATGTGAAAATGGGACTGTCtcaaacctcagtttccccatgcaGAAAATGGGAGCACAAGAACTGGCCGTTAAGAGGCCAATTAGTAAAAGTTGGAGGGGTGGTCTGCAGGGCAGTTGTAGCAGAGGAGTTGCCAAGCCATGGAGACAGGCAAAGAGATCCCAGAGGAAAAGGCAGCTGGGCTGAGGAGTGCTTGCCTGCCTAGACTGAGTCCTCTCATCCCTTCTTGGATCCGCTTCTTCTTCCCTGCCCTGCCTCAAGAAAACAGCATTTCTTGGATCCCTGGGGTATATGCTTACCCCTCCTGGGCTAGCTTACCCCTCCTGGCAGTGGCCACAGTGGGGGTTGAGTTGGGTGCTGCTGCCTAGGCTCATGGTGGTGTCAGGGCATCCTGGGGGTGTGGGGATGGTGTGTGAGTGCAGGATGTGTATCTTAGTGCAGGAGGGACCAAAGGTGGGGACATGACAGCAGGGGAGTATTCATGGGTCTTTCTTCTGCTTCAAGGGCTCCCACAGGACAAAGTGACTCCTTCCCTGTCCACCTTGCTCTACTCTCCTCTTCAGGAAGTACCCTCTCCTTCCTCATGGACTTCCAAGAAAGGGACACTCCCTCCCTGGCTGAGAGTACTCAATCATCAAAGCCCAGTAGTACCCAGCAGGTCTGAGCAGAAAAGCAGTGACGGGTGGGCCTAGCTCGGGTCCCTGGGGGATGGATTGAGGTAGTGGGCTCACCAGCTGCTGCCCTCCATCTATGCTGGATTTCAGGCCTCCGAGCtgtgggaggtggtggaggagccTCGGGGCAGACTGGGAGCAGAGGACATCATGcctgagagacaggaaggacacCTGCTCAAGAAGAGGAAGTGGCCTCTTAAGGGCTGGCACAAGGTAGGATGTCAGGCCAAGGGAGGAGCTCCATGTGGGAGACTGCTAGACAGCCCTGGCATTCATGTGTgctgaaggagaagaaaaacgTGTGTTTGTTTGCTCTCTCCCTATCCCATGCTCTTGGCTGCCTGGTCCTGTCCCCTCCCATACAGAGGTACTTTGTGCTCGAGGATGGGGTCCTCCACTATGCCACCACTCGACAAGATGTAAGTCAGGTTTGGGGTGTGGGAGGAGCCTGCCCCAGAATGTTCTGAGCAGGTGGGGGGAATCTTGAGTTAACCAGAGCAGGGTCTGACTCTCACTCAGTTCCACTTTCAGCAACCTCTGTCAAGTTACTTTTGGCTTTCTGCAGCCTTAGGCTCCACATCTGCAGATTCAACAatttagacacacacacgcacacacacacacactcacacacacacatttgaaagtATGCCTGTACTGAACACAAACAGGTTTTTTCTCCCCATGATTCCCTGGAGTCACAGTTCCCACAGCAGTCCATAGCATTAGGTCTTAGAAGTCACCCAGAGATGGCTGAAGGAAACAGAGATGGTATATAGGTTGTGTGTAGAAACTGGACCTTTTACGGTTAGAGatgagcatgtgtgcatttgGGTTTCCTTTGTGACTCCTAGAACCCAAAATACCATGAGACAATTGCTTCC
Above is a window of Onychomys torridus chromosome 8, mOncTor1.1, whole genome shotgun sequence DNA encoding:
- the Mrpl10 gene encoding 39S ribosomal protein L10, mitochondrial; this encodes MAAAVAGILRGGLPPRAAWLPTLQTVRHGSKAVTRHRRVMHFERQKLMALTEYIPPKPAINPRCLPPPPKPPKEESGLIQLLRRDIAAVFRDNRMIAVCQNVAMSAEDKLLLRHQLRKHKILIKVFPNQVLKPFIEDSKYQNLLPLFIGHNLLLVSEEPKVKEMVRILKSVPFLPLLGGCVDDTILSRQGFVEYAKLPGLDLLQGELVGGLTRLMAQTRFLLQHQPSQLTSLLDQYVRQQQEKSATSATGDPHPPDPAPDS